The sequence CCGATACTCCTCTTCCGGACGCACGTCGAGCAGGATAATGTCCCCTGCCCTGACGCGCCGGAGCAACTCGGTGACGTTGAGGACCTGCATATCCGGACGGTCGCCGAGATGCCGCCTGACCACCGCGGGCACCTCCGCCAAACGCGCCTCACCCAGCTCGCGCATGGTCTGCCACATTCGGTAGACGTCTCCGCCGGCCAGCCGGTAGTACGCTCGGGTACCCTGGCGCCGCGCCTCCACCAGCCGGGTGCGCAGCAATACTTGGAGATGTTGCGAGGTGTTGGCAATCGTCAAGTCCATCTCGCTGGCGAGGTCTTCGACCGCCCACTCACGCTGGGCCAGCAGATCAAACATCTCCAGGCGCTTCGGACTGGCCAACGCCTGGCCGATACGGGCAAACTCTGCGTACACGTCGTCCTTGAATCGCCGATGCTCGAGAGTCCTCAAGTTATCCATTTATAAAGCATTATCTTGAACGCTAAGAAGCCTGTCAAGGAGGCGCGTTTGCGGCACGAATCCTATTGGCCGAGCAGACCGGAGATGGTTCAAATCTCCCCCATGTGCTGCTGCGCCCTGACGTGGGATACCGACGCCCACGGCTGGGCGATGGCGCACTGTCCGGGGGGCCTTCCGTGATCGCCTCGGGCGCCAGTTGTTCCAACGCCGCCTTCTGCGCGGGCGTTGCCGGCGCGTCGATGCGCGCGTAGTACGGCGTC is a genomic window of bacterium containing:
- a CDS encoding metalloregulator ArsR/SmtB family transcription factor, with translation MYAEFARIGQALASPKRLEMFDLLAQREWAVEDLASEMDLTIANTSQHLQVLLRTRLVEARRQGTRAYYRLAGGDVYRMWQTMRELGEARLAEVPAVVRRHLGDRPDMQVLNVTELLRRVRAGDIILLDVRPEEEYRAGHLPGARPVPLAELARSLKTLPKHRELVVYCRGPYCVFSDEAVALLHRKGFQARRLRLGFPDWQHSATS